From one Drosophila subpulchrella strain 33 F10 #4 breed RU33 chromosome 3L, RU_Dsub_v1.1 Primary Assembly, whole genome shotgun sequence genomic stretch:
- the LOC119552854 gene encoding uncharacterized protein LOC119552854, producing the protein MSEYSCNYYSDYTQRTEKSVSYALYLHRRELGRPRRKMMRIASTKLQLTNELIQLQQRRQWETAFDPEFDAEASSQQMSALDREREYRDRLRTNMQRQLEKQQKRKRKYLQEIGKL; encoded by the coding sequence ATGTCTGAGTATTCCTGCAACTATTATAGTGACTACACCCAGAGGACGGAGAAATCCGTGAGCTATGCCCTCTATCTGCATCGCAGGGAGCTGGGGCGCCCCAGGCGCAAGATGATGCGAATCGCGAGCACCAAGCTGCAGCTGACAAATGAGCTCATCCAGCTGCAGCAGCGTCGCCAATGGGAGACGGCCTTTGACCCGGAGTTCGACGCGGAGGCCAGTTCCCAGCAGATGAGTGCCCTGGATCGGGAACGGGAGTATCGCGACCGACTGCGCACCAATATGCAAAGGCAGCTCGAGAAGCAGCAGAAACGCAAGCGAAAGTATCTCCAGGAAATCGGCAAGCTATAA